A genomic segment from Cinclus cinclus chromosome 11, bCinCin1.1, whole genome shotgun sequence encodes:
- the PSKH1 gene encoding serine/threonine-protein kinase H1 isoform X2, protein MGCGTSKVLPEPPKDVQLDLVKKVEPYTGHSDIYKHFIKDDCGAVIKAGSTSPPHHTNPYPGNPLPTHQPEPRKNKVAKYRAKFDPRVTAKYDIKALIGRGSFSRVVRVEHKATKQPYAIKMIETKYREGREVCESELSVLRRVRHTNIIQLIEVFETQDRVYMVMELATGGELFDRIIAKGSFTERDATRVLQMVLDGVRYLHTLGITHRDLKPENLLYYHPGTDSKIMITDFGLASARKKGDDCLMKTTCGTPEYIAPEILVRKPYTNSVDMWALGVISYILLSGTMPFEDDNRTRLYRQILKGKYSYSGESES, encoded by the exons ATGGGCTGCGGGACAAGCAAAGTGCTTCCCGAGCCCCCCAAAGATGTGCAGCTAGACCTGGTTAAAAAAGTCGAACCTTACACGGGCCACAGTGACATATACAAGCATTTCATCAAAGATGACTGCGGGGCTGTCATCAAAGCTGGCTCTACCTCCCCTCCTCATCACACCAACCCCTATCCCGGGAACCCCCTGCCCACCCACCAGCCCGAGCCCCGCAAGAACAAAGTGGCCAAGTACCGCGCCAAGTTCGATCCCCGAGTGACGGCCAAGTACGACATCAAAGCGCTGATCGGGAGGGGCAGCTTCAGCCGTGTGGTGCGGGTGGAGCACAAGGCCACCAAGCAGCCCTACGCCATCAAGATGATCGAGACCAAGTACCGGGAGGGGCGGGAGGTGTGCGAGTCGGAGCTGAGCGTCCTGCGGCGCGTGCGCCACACCAACATCATCCAGCTCATCGAGGTGTTCGAGACCCAGGACCGCGTGTACATGGTCATGGAGCTGGCCACCGGCGGTGAGCTCTTCGACCGCATCATCGCCAAGGGCTCCTTCACCGAGAGGGACGCCACGCGGGTGCTGCAGATGGTGCTGGATGGGGTGAGGTACCTGCACACTCTGGGCATCACCCACCGGGACTTGAAGCCGGAGAACCTGCTGTACTACCACCCCGGAACGGATTCCAAGATCATGATCACGGACTTCGGGCTGGCGAGCGCGCGGAAGAAGGGAGATGACTGCCTGATGAAAACCACGTGTGGGACCCCGGAGTACATTGCTCCCGAGATCCTGGTCAGGAAGCCCTACACGAATTCCGTGGACATGTGGGCGCTGGGGGTGATCTCGTACATTCTCCTCAGTGGCACGATGCCCTTTGAAGATGACAACCGCACCCGCCTGTACCGGCAGATCCTGAAGGGAAAGTACAGTTACTCAGGCGAG tCTGAAAGTTGA